From one Desulfuromonas acetoxidans DSM 684 genomic stretch:
- a CDS encoding radical SAM/SPASM domain-containing protein — MTPVIPTIAEPLPSPALRPLPSKLFVETTTFCNLSCPMCVKHAEGSTIEEGHLTQATFDALKPAFSHLEALFLNGIGEPLLHPQLASFIAQARAEMATDAWIGFQSNGLLFTPENAQQILDAGANRICLSIDSLSPALFKKIRQGGQVGAVQRAFATLNEARRHTTTANVKLGMELVVVQENVQELPELIRWAAKQGVDFALVTQMLPYDARYCDNVAYDINTDAAIAIFERGCQTARQQGIDLVAWLHNTWTRQKPGDDFVRQLIQQMKSQARDQGVFFNLTTLTTRSREQQHQVSEHFERARQTAQACGIELSLPSLTATQQRHCAFVEDGGAFISWDGNLHPCYNLWHNYRCFLNGWENRIATRQFGNVTQQGLEALWNRPDFVQFRRNVLDYDYPFCSCCTVAPCDYIDNEAFEEDCYLRSEPCGTCLWAMGLLQCLQ, encoded by the coding sequence ATGACACCTGTAATCCCGACAATTGCCGAGCCGTTGCCGTCACCGGCACTGCGCCCGTTGCCCAGCAAGCTGTTTGTTGAAACCACCACCTTTTGTAATTTGTCCTGCCCGATGTGCGTCAAACACGCCGAAGGCAGTACCATTGAGGAGGGTCACCTCACCCAGGCGACTTTCGACGCCCTGAAACCGGCTTTTTCCCATTTAGAGGCCCTGTTTCTCAACGGCATCGGCGAACCGCTTCTCCATCCACAACTGGCCTCGTTTATCGCTCAGGCCCGTGCGGAGATGGCCACAGACGCCTGGATCGGTTTTCAATCCAACGGCCTGCTGTTCACCCCGGAAAATGCCCAGCAGATTCTCGATGCCGGTGCTAACCGCATCTGCTTGTCTATTGACTCGCTCAGTCCGGCCCTGTTCAAAAAGATCCGTCAGGGCGGTCAGGTCGGAGCAGTCCAACGCGCCTTCGCTACGCTCAATGAGGCACGCCGTCACACCACCACAGCGAATGTCAAACTCGGCATGGAGTTGGTGGTGGTTCAGGAAAACGTCCAAGAACTGCCGGAGCTGATCCGCTGGGCCGCCAAACAGGGGGTGGACTTCGCCCTGGTCACCCAGATGTTGCCCTATGATGCCCGCTACTGCGACAACGTTGCTTATGACATCAACACCGATGCTGCCATCGCCATTTTTGAGCGCGGCTGTCAGACTGCCCGCCAACAGGGCATTGACTTGGTGGCCTGGCTGCACAATACCTGGACCCGACAGAAACCCGGCGATGACTTTGTCCGCCAACTGATTCAGCAGATGAAAAGCCAGGCTCGCGACCAGGGGGTGTTTTTCAACCTCACCACCCTCACCACCCGCTCCCGAGAGCAGCAACATCAGGTGTCCGAACACTTTGAGCGCGCCCGGCAGACCGCCCAGGCCTGTGGTATTGAGCTGAGCCTACCGTCTTTGACGGCCACCCAGCAACGTCACTGTGCCTTTGTTGAGGATGGCGGTGCCTTCATCAGTTGGGACGGCAATCTGCACCCCTGCTACAACCTGTGGCACAATTACCGCTGCTTTCTCAACGGCTGGGAAAACCGCATTGCCACCCGTCAATTCGGCAATGTGACGCAACAGGGGCTCGAAGCGCTGTGGAATCGTCCCGACTTTGTCCAGTTCCGCCGCAACGTGCTCGATTACGACTATCCATTTTGCAGTTGTTGCACGGTCGCCCCGTGCGACTACATTGACAATGAGGCGTTCGAAGAGGACTGTTATCTGCGCAGCGAGCCTTGTGGCACCTGCCTGTGGGCGATGGGCCTGCTGCAATGCCTCCAGTAA
- a CDS encoding NUDIX domain-containing protein — translation MADQLICPHCGKPVKEYRNPFPTVDIIIRQGDSIVLIERKNEPLGWALPGGFVDYGESFEHAAAREAKEETSLTVTNLAQFRAYSDPDRDPRQHNISVVFTAEGEGVLCGGDDAASAKLFPLDNLPDPLCFDHATIIADYLKARGEA, via the coding sequence ATGGCTGACCAACTGATTTGCCCGCATTGCGGCAAACCTGTCAAAGAATACCGCAACCCGTTTCCCACCGTGGATATCATCATCCGTCAGGGTGACAGCATTGTCCTGATTGAGCGCAAAAATGAACCCCTCGGTTGGGCACTGCCCGGCGGCTTCGTCGACTACGGTGAAAGTTTTGAACACGCCGCAGCGCGTGAAGCCAAAGAGGAAACAAGCCTGACGGTGACAAACCTGGCGCAGTTCCGTGCCTATTCTGATCCGGATCGTGATCCACGCCAGCACAACATCTCTGTGGTGTTCACGGCTGAAGGCGAAGGAGTTTTGTGTGGTGGTGATGATGCGGCGAGCGCCAAATTGTTCCCCCTTGACAATCTGCCGGATCCACTGTGTTTTGATCACGCCACCATCATTGCCGATTATCTTAAGGCACGCGGCGAAGCCTGA
- a CDS encoding YIP1 family protein gives MTQAVCECGTIRQKILETLRFIKQVLLDPATQFRHMPRQGGFIEPLIAIAALGLLAGVVRVLVTFYYMVNGAEVGLFTALSSIITTPITVVAFCYIGAFLLSVIMKLLGADPSLEIAFRVTSYLAIVSPAAVILTAIPYVGNIAVLAILAYLLVIAAIEVYQLNSNTAWMVFGTGAAALALLSAVSDYRQQPQPESVQPAAVDVHHR, from the coding sequence ATGACACAGGCAGTTTGCGAATGCGGCACCATACGACAGAAGATCCTGGAGACACTGCGCTTTATCAAGCAGGTGCTCCTCGACCCGGCAACACAGTTTCGTCATATGCCCCGTCAGGGCGGTTTTATCGAACCCTTGATCGCCATTGCGGCGCTGGGCCTGTTGGCCGGTGTTGTACGCGTTCTCGTAACGTTTTATTACATGGTCAACGGTGCCGAAGTGGGCTTGTTCACAGCCTTGTCATCGATCATCACCACGCCGATCACCGTGGTGGCGTTTTGCTATATCGGTGCGTTTCTGCTCAGCGTCATCATGAAACTGCTCGGTGCCGACCCGTCCTTGGAGATCGCCTTTCGCGTCACCAGCTATCTGGCCATCGTCAGTCCAGCAGCGGTGATCCTGACCGCGATCCCCTACGTCGGCAATATCGCAGTTCTGGCGATTCTCGCCTATCTGCTGGTCATTGCCGCCATTGAGGTCTACCAGCTCAACAGCAACACCGCCTGGATGGTGTTCGGCACCGGGGCTGCCGCACTGGCACTGCTTTCCGCAGTTTCCGACTACCGCCAGCAACCGCAGCCGGAATCAGTTCAACCGGCCGCCGTTGACGTACACCACCGATAA
- a CDS encoding sensor histidine kinase encodes MGNKEHLLQQLTGVDSSKLNYYVELKKKNEEILKQNTLLEILHQLTRDINIHMTIEDILDRTFLKLPQAIPCDFLSVATLSMERLSLKAAVPSDFCTMDELPKDSYSWQVIRSKKATSFDPATSYLAQMHRKDIYPIELKSLAIAPMFVRSEVIGVLLVASFNHDAYQEAELSAIQHLADHLSISIQNSRLYTQVSRAKQEWEQTFRAVTDPIVLVDLDYNVILHNGHLPEQMRKTWEQSNSNKCYACLHGLLEPCPDCPMEEMQKTLQPQHIRIHDESGLTLDRSHYPVLTDKGQMVAMTIILKDVTEKVKMEAQLVQSAKLAAIGEMAAGVAHELNSPMTVIIGTAQLLARELAEQNVSEEIDDIINCGLRCKRIIQNLLTFSRQDQIAVSSTDLNSEVERVLSLIQYQINRNQIRIIADLDPKLPTMTANGPQIQQVLTNLLVNARDALDSLNDEEKVIHVRTHVREKDGKRWAIISVEDNGCGIEEKDLQKIFTPFFTSKDATKGTGLGLSVSLGIAQGHNGTIEVKSTPGQGSTFSLVLPETEE; translated from the coding sequence ATGGGCAACAAGGAACATCTGTTACAGCAACTGACCGGCGTGGATTCTTCCAAGCTCAACTACTATGTTGAGCTGAAGAAGAAAAACGAGGAGATTCTCAAGCAGAACACACTGCTGGAGATTCTCCATCAGTTGACCCGTGACATCAATATCCATATGACGATTGAGGATATTCTTGATCGGACGTTTCTCAAGCTGCCTCAGGCGATCCCCTGCGACTTCCTCAGCGTCGCCACCCTGTCCATGGAACGCCTCAGCCTTAAGGCTGCCGTACCCAGTGACTTCTGCACCATGGACGAACTGCCCAAAGACTCTTACAGCTGGCAGGTAATCCGCAGCAAAAAAGCCACCAGCTTTGATCCGGCCACCAGTTATCTGGCCCAAATGCACCGCAAAGATATCTACCCGATTGAGCTGAAATCTCTGGCGATCGCGCCGATGTTTGTGCGTTCCGAGGTGATCGGCGTGCTGCTGGTGGCCAGTTTCAACCATGATGCGTATCAGGAGGCGGAGCTGTCCGCCATTCAACATCTGGCCGACCATTTGTCGATCAGTATCCAGAATTCCCGCCTGTACACCCAGGTTTCACGGGCAAAACAGGAGTGGGAGCAGACCTTCCGCGCCGTGACCGACCCCATTGTGCTGGTCGACCTCGATTACAATGTGATCCTGCATAACGGCCACTTGCCGGAACAGATGCGCAAAACCTGGGAACAGTCGAACAGCAACAAATGTTATGCCTGTCTGCATGGCCTTCTCGAACCCTGTCCGGACTGCCCGATGGAGGAGATGCAGAAAACGCTGCAGCCACAGCATATCCGAATTCATGACGAATCGGGCCTGACTCTGGACCGTTCCCACTATCCCGTCCTCACCGACAAAGGACAGATGGTGGCCATGACCATCATCCTCAAGGACGTGACGGAAAAGGTCAAAATGGAAGCCCAGTTGGTACAGTCGGCCAAGCTGGCCGCCATTGGCGAGATGGCTGCCGGTGTCGCCCATGAGCTGAACAGCCCGATGACCGTCATTATCGGCACCGCACAACTGCTGGCACGTGAACTGGCGGAACAAAACGTCTCTGAAGAGATTGACGATATCATCAACTGCGGGCTGCGCTGTAAGCGCATTATCCAGAACCTGCTGACATTCTCACGCCAGGATCAGATTGCCGTCAGCTCCACAGATCTCAACAGTGAGGTGGAACGGGTTCTGAGCCTGATTCAATACCAGATCAACCGCAACCAGATCCGGATCATTGCCGATCTCGATCCGAAGCTGCCGACCATGACCGCCAACGGTCCGCAGATTCAACAGGTGCTGACCAACCTGCTGGTCAATGCCCGTGATGCTCTTGACAGCCTTAACGATGAAGAAAAAGTGATCCATGTTCGCACCCATGTGCGGGAAAAAGACGGCAAGCGCTGGGCGATTATCAGTGTCGAGGATAACGGCTGCGGCATTGAAGAGAAGGATCTGCAAAAGATCTTTACACCGTTTTTCACCAGCAAGGATGCCACCAAAGGCACCGGGCTGGGTTTGTCGGTGAGCCTGGGCATTGCCCAGGGACATAACGGCACCATCGAAGTGAAGAGCACACCGGGACAAGGCAGCACCTTTTCACTGGTCTTGCCGGAAACCGAAGAATAA
- a CDS encoding sigma-54-dependent transcriptional regulator, with the protein MATINILIIDDETDVCNFFRRLLKYKGYEVTTATNEPQAIQALEDNNFQVALVDLKLPDTDGLTLLSLIKSRQPECEVIIMTGYSTIKTAVSAMQQGAYEYVEKPFEEISEIEELIDRAVAYGTSRQQGNQSEEEWAEVADSVGFKVGNSLSMRRTVSLAYKIAKKNINVLIQGKTGTGKEVMARFIHAASNRADQSFIAVNCGALPENLLDSELFGHEKGAFTGGHRTRRGIFELANHGTLLLDEIGDASPLIQVKLLRVLETGEFMRVGGETPIKTNVRVIAATNVDLEKAIDEKTFREDLYYRLNVVKVEIPSLEERREDISQLAEFFAKQLNPNLSLAPATLERLNGYSWPGNIRELANCMRRAIVLCNDDVIQPNHLGERLGSRNEESSLSAAPDDVAQLPENPPQSLENFWEKYGNEEVLEAMSPGELHQMWHSLRGLEKTLTSIMARKNMLPPSHQGLKDSEKETIQEALEQHRWNITETAKSLGIARNTLHRKIKKYNLRFKES; encoded by the coding sequence TTGGCCACAATCAATATACTGATTATCGATGACGAAACGGATGTCTGTAATTTTTTCCGTCGCCTGCTCAAGTACAAAGGCTATGAGGTCACCACCGCGACCAATGAGCCGCAGGCGATCCAGGCGCTGGAGGACAACAATTTCCAGGTCGCACTGGTCGATCTCAAACTGCCGGACACCGACGGTTTGACTTTGCTATCTCTGATCAAGAGCCGTCAGCCGGAGTGTGAAGTGATCATCATGACCGGTTACAGCACCATCAAAACAGCGGTCAGTGCCATGCAGCAGGGCGCTTATGAGTACGTGGAAAAACCCTTTGAAGAGATCAGCGAAATTGAAGAGTTGATTGACCGCGCCGTGGCCTACGGCACCAGCCGGCAGCAGGGCAACCAGTCCGAAGAGGAATGGGCGGAGGTCGCCGATTCAGTGGGGTTCAAGGTGGGCAACTCCCTGTCCATGCGCCGTACCGTATCGCTGGCCTATAAGATTGCCAAGAAAAACATCAACGTGTTGATCCAGGGCAAGACCGGTACCGGCAAGGAGGTGATGGCGCGCTTTATTCACGCGGCATCCAACCGGGCGGATCAGTCGTTTATTGCCGTCAACTGTGGCGCCTTGCCGGAAAACCTGCTCGACAGTGAGCTGTTCGGCCATGAAAAAGGCGCGTTTACCGGCGGTCATCGCACCCGGCGAGGGATTTTTGAGCTGGCCAACCACGGCACCCTGCTCCTCGATGAGATCGGTGATGCCAGCCCGTTGATTCAGGTCAAACTGCTGCGGGTCCTGGAAACCGGCGAGTTCATGCGGGTCGGCGGCGAAACACCGATCAAGACCAATGTGCGGGTTATCGCCGCAACCAATGTCGATCTGGAAAAAGCCATTGATGAAAAAACCTTCCGCGAGGATCTCTACTATCGGCTCAATGTGGTTAAGGTGGAGATCCCATCGTTGGAAGAGCGTCGTGAAGATATCAGCCAGTTGGCCGAATTCTTTGCCAAACAGCTCAACCCCAACCTGTCGCTCGCTCCAGCGACCCTCGAACGACTCAACGGTTATAGCTGGCCGGGCAATATCCGCGAGCTGGCCAACTGTATGCGTCGCGCCATTGTACTGTGTAACGACGATGTGATCCAGCCTAACCACCTCGGCGAGCGGCTCGGCAGTCGCAACGAAGAGAGCAGCCTGTCCGCCGCCCCTGACGATGTCGCTCAACTGCCTGAAAATCCACCACAATCGCTGGAAAACTTCTGGGAAAAATACGGCAATGAAGAGGTCCTTGAAGCGATGAGTCCCGGGGAGCTGCATCAGATGTGGCACTCGCTACGCGGCCTGGAAAAAACCCTCACCTCCATCATGGCGCGTAAAAATATGCTGCCGCCGAGTCATCAGGGGCTCAAGGACAGTGAAAAGGAAACCATTCAGGAAGCACTGGAACAGCACCGCTGGAACATTACTGAAACCGCCAAGAGCCTCGGCATTGCCCGCAACACGTTGCACCGGAAAATTAAAAAATATAATCTACGTTTTAAGGAGTCCTGA
- a CDS encoding lysophospholipid acyltransferase family protein: MITVPLNQNAYHTADHSDGWLSAQLPTASFYARAFPIVFKAAWMARQDIYTDGDWSTSSLNILRALEKSGARLHIEGMEHVCASHEPCVFIGNHMSTLETFILPSLIAPYRRVTFVVKQSLVDYPVFKHVMRSRQPVVVNRTNPREDLKAVLEQGCEKLAQGTSIVVFPQTTRTTEFDPDQFNSIGIKLAKKAKVPIIPLALRTDAWENGKKLKDFGVIDPHRPIHFEFGAPMDAQGNAKEIHQAMVQFIQDRLKQWF, from the coding sequence ATGATTACCGTCCCCCTGAATCAGAATGCCTACCACACGGCGGATCACAGTGACGGCTGGCTGTCAGCACAATTGCCCACCGCCAGTTTTTATGCCCGGGCTTTTCCAATTGTTTTCAAGGCTGCGTGGATGGCTCGCCAGGATATCTACACCGACGGGGACTGGTCAACCAGCAGTCTGAACATCCTGCGCGCTCTGGAAAAATCCGGCGCCCGTTTGCATATTGAGGGGATGGAGCACGTTTGCGCCAGCCACGAGCCGTGTGTGTTCATCGGTAACCACATGAGTACGCTGGAAACCTTTATTCTACCTTCCCTGATCGCCCCGTATCGCCGGGTCACCTTTGTCGTCAAACAAAGCTTGGTCGACTACCCGGTCTTCAAGCATGTCATGCGTTCGCGCCAGCCGGTGGTGGTCAACCGCACGAACCCGCGTGAAGACCTCAAAGCGGTGCTCGAGCAGGGCTGCGAAAAGCTGGCACAAGGCACCAGCATTGTCGTGTTTCCCCAGACCACCCGCACCACGGAGTTTGATCCCGACCAGTTTAACTCCATCGGTATCAAGCTGGCCAAAAAGGCCAAGGTGCCCATCATCCCGCTGGCGCTGCGCACCGATGCATGGGAGAACGGAAAAAAACTTAAAGACTTTGGTGTGATCGATCCCCACCGGCCAATCCATTTCGAATTTGGTGCTCCCATGGACGCTCAGGGCAATGCCAAAGAGATTCATCAGGCCATGGTTCAGTTTATTCAGGATCGTCTCAAGCAGTGGTTCTAA